A section of the Thunnus albacares chromosome 6, fThuAlb1.1, whole genome shotgun sequence genome encodes:
- the LOC122983664 gene encoding C-X-C chemokine receptor type 5-like isoform X1 — MQVTETMAETTMAETFFFDSGLPLQVADLGELENYTYPTEEIFLCDDDLGLETMYAVLYGLIFLLGMAGNGLMITVLLRHWRLLRITEIYLLHLALADLMLLCTFPFEMVKFANGWLFGEFLCKLMGLVKKLNFLFGSFLLACIGFDRYLAIVHAIPSLQSRRPRTVHQTCISLWLVCLGLSIPDVVFLTVTEEYAETEKLSCDYYQYGIHGSNWVLTNSILNHVCFFLPLAVMSYCYTAIVITLRKSQKNKATRGAIRLALLITLIFCFCLLPYNITLLIRTMVDFQIITHENCKSRNLLNTALEVTRSLGFSHCCLNPFLYAFVGVRFRNELIELLCQLGCRRVCLPFIRARGHSRPSVSDGATTSSTILI, encoded by the exons ATGGCAGAAACCACAATGGCTGAAACATTCTTCTTTGATTCTGGG TTACCTTTACAGGTAGCAGACCTTGGAGAACTTGAGAATTATACATACCCGACTGAAGAGATATTCCTCTGCGATGATGACCTGGGCTTGGAGACCATGTATGCTGTGCTCTACGGTTTAATATTTCTGCTGGGCATGGCAGGGAACGGCCTGATGATAACAGTGCTGCTGAGACATTGGCGCCTTCTACGCATCACTGAGATCTACCTGCTGCACCTGGCCCTGGCTGACCTGATGCTTCTTTGTACGTTTCCTTTTGAAATGGTTAAGTTCGCTAATGGATGGCTGTTTGGGGAGTTTCTCTGCAAGCTGATGGGCCTGGTGAAGAAGCTCAACTTCCTCTTTGGGAGTTTCCTTCTAGCTTGCATTGGGTTTGATCGGTATTTGGCTATTGTTCATGCTATTCCTAGCCTGCAAAGTCGACGTCCAAGAACAGTGCACCAAACATGCATTTCACTGTGGCTGGTCTGTTTGGGTTTGTCAATACCTGATGTTGTGTTTCTTACTGTGACAGAGGAATACGCAGAGACAGAAAAGTTGTCCTGTGACTATTATCAGTACGGTATCCATGGAAGCAACTGGGTTTTGACCAATAGCATCTtaaatcatgtttgttttttcctacCTTTGGCTGTCATGAGCTACTGCTACACAGCAATAGTAATTACTTTGCGcaaaagtcagaaaaacaaagCGACGCGAGGTGCCATTCGACTAGCTTTACTTATTACCCTcatcttttgtttctgtttgcttcCATATAACATCACCTTACTGATAAGGACAATGGTAGATTTCCAGatcatcacacatgaaaacTGTAAGTCTCGTAACTTACTGAACACAGCTCTTGAGGTGACACGCAGCCTGGGTTTCTCACACTGTTGTCTGAATCCTTTCTTGTACGCCTTTGTTGGGGTGCGGTTTCGCAATGAGTTAATAGAGTTGCTTTGCCAGTTGGGCTGCCGTCGTGTTTGTCTGCCTTTCATCAGAGCTCGGGGTCACAGTCGACCATCGGTTTCTGATGGAGCGACCACCAGCAGCACCATCTTAATCTAA
- the LOC122983664 gene encoding C-X-C chemokine receptor type 5-like isoform X2: MQVTETMAETTMAETFFFDSGVADLGELENYTYPTEEIFLCDDDLGLETMYAVLYGLIFLLGMAGNGLMITVLLRHWRLLRITEIYLLHLALADLMLLCTFPFEMVKFANGWLFGEFLCKLMGLVKKLNFLFGSFLLACIGFDRYLAIVHAIPSLQSRRPRTVHQTCISLWLVCLGLSIPDVVFLTVTEEYAETEKLSCDYYQYGIHGSNWVLTNSILNHVCFFLPLAVMSYCYTAIVITLRKSQKNKATRGAIRLALLITLIFCFCLLPYNITLLIRTMVDFQIITHENCKSRNLLNTALEVTRSLGFSHCCLNPFLYAFVGVRFRNELIELLCQLGCRRVCLPFIRARGHSRPSVSDGATTSSTILI; this comes from the exons ATGGCAGAAACCACAATGGCTGAAACATTCTTCTTTGATTCTGGG GTAGCAGACCTTGGAGAACTTGAGAATTATACATACCCGACTGAAGAGATATTCCTCTGCGATGATGACCTGGGCTTGGAGACCATGTATGCTGTGCTCTACGGTTTAATATTTCTGCTGGGCATGGCAGGGAACGGCCTGATGATAACAGTGCTGCTGAGACATTGGCGCCTTCTACGCATCACTGAGATCTACCTGCTGCACCTGGCCCTGGCTGACCTGATGCTTCTTTGTACGTTTCCTTTTGAAATGGTTAAGTTCGCTAATGGATGGCTGTTTGGGGAGTTTCTCTGCAAGCTGATGGGCCTGGTGAAGAAGCTCAACTTCCTCTTTGGGAGTTTCCTTCTAGCTTGCATTGGGTTTGATCGGTATTTGGCTATTGTTCATGCTATTCCTAGCCTGCAAAGTCGACGTCCAAGAACAGTGCACCAAACATGCATTTCACTGTGGCTGGTCTGTTTGGGTTTGTCAATACCTGATGTTGTGTTTCTTACTGTGACAGAGGAATACGCAGAGACAGAAAAGTTGTCCTGTGACTATTATCAGTACGGTATCCATGGAAGCAACTGGGTTTTGACCAATAGCATCTtaaatcatgtttgttttttcctacCTTTGGCTGTCATGAGCTACTGCTACACAGCAATAGTAATTACTTTGCGcaaaagtcagaaaaacaaagCGACGCGAGGTGCCATTCGACTAGCTTTACTTATTACCCTcatcttttgtttctgtttgcttcCATATAACATCACCTTACTGATAAGGACAATGGTAGATTTCCAGatcatcacacatgaaaacTGTAAGTCTCGTAACTTACTGAACACAGCTCTTGAGGTGACACGCAGCCTGGGTTTCTCACACTGTTGTCTGAATCCTTTCTTGTACGCCTTTGTTGGGGTGCGGTTTCGCAATGAGTTAATAGAGTTGCTTTGCCAGTTGGGCTGCCGTCGTGTTTGTCTGCCTTTCATCAGAGCTCGGGGTCACAGTCGACCATCGGTTTCTGATGGAGCGACCACCAGCAGCACCATCTTAATCTAA